The nucleotide window GGGAATGGGGTGCAAGGGGAAAGGCCCTACCTCGAAAAGGCAAAAAAGGCCTCCCGCTCGGCCCGCCACCAGGACACCACATGCTTTCCCTGTTCCAGCGAAAACGCCGCCCGGCCGCAACCGCCCCATCGCCCACGCCAGCCCCCGATCCTCCAAAAGGGCTGCTGCGGCCCGAATCCGCCGCATCGCTACTGGCGACGCCACGCCGGCAGAAGCTGCTGGAACACATCTGGCAGCGCACCTCGCTCTCGCGTCAGCAGTTCGCCACCCTGTACCACACGCCGCTGGAACGCTACGCCGAGCTGGTACAGGCCTTTCCTGCTTCCGAAGCGCACCACCACGCATACCCCGGCGGCATGCTCGACCATGGCCTGGAAATCGTCGCCTACAGCCTGAAGCTGCGGCAGTCCCATCTGCTGCCCATCGGCAGCAGCCCCGAAGACCAGGCCGCGCAGTCCGAGGCCTGGACCGCCGCCGTCGCCTACGCGGCACTGCTGCACGACATCGGCAAGGTGGCCGTCGATCTGCACGTCGAGCTGGCCGATGGCAGCACCTGGCACCCATGGCACGGCCCACTGCGCCAGCCTTACCGCTTCCGCTACCGCGACAACCGCGAGTACCGCCTGCACAGCGCTGCGACAGGCTTGCTCTACCGGCAACTACTCGACGGCGATCTGCTGGACTGGCTCAGTGGCTATCCGCCCCTGTGGGCACCGCTGCTCTACGTCCTGGCCGGGCAGTACGAGCACGCCGGCGTGCTGGGCGAGCTAGTCGTGCAGGCCGACCGCGCCTCCGTTGCCCAAGAGCTGGGCGGCGATCCTGCACGCGCCATGGCCGCGCCCAAACACTCGCTGCAACGCAAGCTGGTCAACGGGCTGCGCTACCTGCTCAAGGAAGAGCTGAAATTGAACCAGCCCGAAGCCTCCGATGGCTGGCTCACCGACGATGCGCTGTGGCTGGTGAGCAAGACCGTTTCCGACAAGCTCCGCGCACACCTGCTGTCCCAGGGCGTCGATGGCATCCCGGCGAACAACACCGCCGTATTCAACGTACTGCAAGACCACGGCATGCTGCAGCCCACAGCGGACGGCAAGGCGATCTGGCGCGCGACCGTGACCAGCGCCACCGGCTGGTCCCACTCGTTCACCCTGCTGCGGCTGGCACCCGCGCTGATCTGGGAGCCTGGCGAGCGGCCTGCGCCGTTTGCGGGCACTGTGGCGATGGACACGGCATCTGCCGACAAAGACGTCGAGGCCTCGTTGTCCCAGCCGACGTTCACGGCCGATCAAGCAGCGGAAGGCCCGGATGCTGTGCCATGGGAAGAAGCAGGAGCCGCCGCACCCATGCCCTCGCCTGCCGCTCCAACCGCGCCCGACGTCATGGAAGACATGCTGGCGATGGTAGGCATGGGTGCACCGTCCAGCACGCCCCTGGATGCGCAAGCCGGTGCGGCCGATGTACCTGCGGCGCGCGCCGAAGCGTCCGTGCCGGAAATGACTGTGCCCATGCCCGCACCGCCAGCATCGACCGCACAGCCATCCGGCGAGCATTTCATGGAGTGGATGCGGCAGGGCATCGCCACGCGCAAGCTCATCATCAACGATGCGAAGGCGCTGGTGCATACCGTGAGCGATACCGCGTACCTGGTCAGTCCGGGCGTGTTCCAGCGCTACGCACAGGAGCAGCCGCAAGTAGGTGCGTTGGCCAGACAGGAAAGCCTGCAAGATTGGCAATGGGTGCAGAAGCGCTTCGAGCGGCTGCTGCAGCACCGCAAGCATCCCAACGGCCTGAACATCTGGAGCTGCGAGGTCACCGGCCCCCGGAAATCACGGCGCCTGCACGGTTATCTGCTGAACAACCCGGCCACGCTGTTTCAGGAGTTGCCGCCGAACAATCCGTATCTTTCACTGCGTGCGCCGTGAACTCGGCTCGGAGTGCATCAGTTCAAGCACAGCCCCACCTCTCATTTGGCCGATCAGGTTGTCTCGTGCAACACGCGCGCCCGGCAGCAATCAACCGATGGTTGCCACTGGGCCTGACGCCTCGAATTTCTGCTGTGCAGCGATTTCTGTCAGCCGGTTAAGACCCTATAGGGTCACAGTTTCGGCCGTATAGCGGCCGTTCAAGCTTGTGGCGTCGTACCTCGCTCAGCCTCGCAGCGTGGCTCACGGTTGGCCAAGCCTCAGTCCCCGTCATCGGAGACGTGCAGCTTGACGAGGCCATCCCGCGCGAGTTGCTCGAGCGCGCGGCTCATGAGATTTGCAGCAACCTCAGGCGCGCTTTTGCCGTAGAGTCCCACCGGCACGAGGGCGTCAAGGTACTGGCGTATCTGCGGAGATACGCTCAGAACCAGTTTCTCCGAAGGCTGCTGCTGCTTGGGTCGTGCCACGGTACGTTGCGAGGCGACTGAAAGCTCAATTATGGGATATAAATGGTGTTTTTATAGTATCTTCGAGGGATCATGCTAGCCCTCGTTGAACGCTTCTGCGAACGCCTCGGTTACCGCGGCGACAGCGGCCTTCTCGAGCCTATCGATTTTTCCCGAGTGGCTGGCGTCGCGCAGACGCTTTGGGCGGCGCACGATCAAGCGAAGTTGCAGGCGTGCTTTGGCGCTTGGGAGGATCGTTGGGGTCCGAACAGCTCGCAGCGTTTCACTCCCTTGGTCTATATTGCCTTGGCAGACGATGAAGACGATGCCCGACGCATCCATCGCTGGGTTTGGAGTCAGGGTAAAGCACCGTGCTTGGTCATCATCTGTCCCGACGAAGTGATTGTCTGCAGTGGTTTCCACTTCTTGACTGACACTCGGTGGAACGACGCGGTGCAACGGGAGCCGTTGTCCTGGTCGACCGAAGGCGATCTCGCACCTTTGCTACGGGATCTTGCGCCCGACCGATTGCGCGCGTCCATCACATGGCGGGACTTCACGAAGTCGGGGAAGGTGGGGGTGGATACGGCCTTGCTAGAGGGTCTCGAAGGGCTGCACGAGTACCTTGCGGACAGCATCAAGTCGGAGAAGCTGAAAATCCCGCCAGACCTGATCAATCGACTCATTGGCAGACTGATCTATACGTACTTGCTCACCGACAAGAAGGTAATCAACGTCGACGGTTGGGAGCGTGATGCAGCGGACGGCGAGAACTCTCTTGAACAGCAATCGTCAGATTTTTGGACGCTGCAGGACCGAATCGATGAAATCTTCAACGGCGGAGTTTTCCAGATCAGCGAGCACGAGCGCTCACTGATCACGCCCTCCCTTCTGGATCTCGCCATCGGCTTCATCCGAAGAGGCGAGAAGTACGATGGCAAGTATCGACAAACTGCGTTGTTCTCAATCGACCTTTCTGCCATTCGCATTGAGACCCTGTCGGCTGTC belongs to Acidovorax sp. YS12 and includes:
- a CDS encoding TraI domain-containing protein is translated as MLSLFQRKRRPAATAPSPTPAPDPPKGLLRPESAASLLATPRRQKLLEHIWQRTSLSRQQFATLYHTPLERYAELVQAFPASEAHHHAYPGGMLDHGLEIVAYSLKLRQSHLLPIGSSPEDQAAQSEAWTAAVAYAALLHDIGKVAVDLHVELADGSTWHPWHGPLRQPYRFRYRDNREYRLHSAATGLLYRQLLDGDLLDWLSGYPPLWAPLLYVLAGQYEHAGVLGELVVQADRASVAQELGGDPARAMAAPKHSLQRKLVNGLRYLLKEELKLNQPEASDGWLTDDALWLVSKTVSDKLRAHLLSQGVDGIPANNTAVFNVLQDHGMLQPTADGKAIWRATVTSATGWSHSFTLLRLAPALIWEPGERPAPFAGTVAMDTASADKDVEASLSQPTFTADQAAEGPDAVPWEEAGAAAPMPSPAAPTAPDVMEDMLAMVGMGAPSSTPLDAQAGAADVPAARAEASVPEMTVPMPAPPASTAQPSGEHFMEWMRQGIATRKLIINDAKALVHTVSDTAYLVSPGVFQRYAQEQPQVGALARQESLQDWQWVQKRFERLLQHRKHPNGLNIWSCEVTGPRKSRRLHGYLLNNPATLFQELPPNNPYLSLRAP